A genomic segment from Nodularia sphaerocarpa UHCC 0038 encodes:
- a CDS encoding DUF3611 family protein, translating into MSENPDTPSSSSNLRAIAQTFRLTGWISFWIQLVLGVVSAIIVLLFAIFSRQRDGAGNNPGTGFGVFLAVCGIVILGGGIYIAFRYTIIGNQLQSSNPSNRPRKSESLQVLRLGLWINLVGMLVTLLGSQAIVGTLVARSISPQAATTQLFDPTRIISGLDMLVVQANINTVSAHFAGLVVSIWLLNRITRN; encoded by the coding sequence ATGTCAGAAAACCCCGACACTCCATCGTCTTCGTCTAATCTCCGGGCGATCGCCCAAACCTTTCGCCTGACAGGTTGGATTAGCTTTTGGATTCAATTAGTCCTAGGCGTTGTTTCTGCCATTATTGTGCTGCTATTTGCCATATTTAGTCGGCAAAGAGATGGCGCAGGCAATAATCCGGGAACTGGGTTTGGTGTATTTTTAGCAGTTTGCGGAATTGTGATTTTAGGTGGCGGAATTTATATAGCTTTTCGCTATACCATAATTGGTAACCAATTGCAATCCTCAAATCCCAGTAACCGCCCTCGAAAAAGTGAAAGCTTGCAAGTATTACGCCTGGGACTGTGGATTAATTTAGTGGGAATGCTAGTCACATTATTGGGTTCACAAGCCATTGTGGGGACATTGGTAGCCAGGTCGATATCTCCCCAAGCCGCAACAACTCAATTATTTGACCCTACGCGGATTATTAGCGGTTTAGATATGCTTGTAGTCCAGGCAAATATCAATACCGTCTCAGCCCATTTTGCAGGGCTTGTCGTGTCCATTTGGCTGCTTAATCGCATTACCAGGAATTGA
- the serS gene encoding serine--tRNA ligase has translation MLDIKQIRENPQLIQERLNSRSGKYDIEPILQLDKQQRELEGTRSKLQARSNEIGKLVGQKIKSGTDPQSPEIQDLRDEGNSVKAQLSELEPQEKIIKAEIEQLLLALPNLPSEFTPFGTSEDDNQEVRRWGDEYLPENPKIIPHWEIGEKMGILNFERAVKVAQSRFVTLVGAGAALERALIQFMLKTQTEAGYIEVSPPLLVNTDSLTGTGQLPKFAEESFKCADDELWLIPTAEVPVTNLYRGEILAAEELPIYHCAYTPCFRREAGSYGRDMRGLIRLHQFNKVELVKLVHPSSSFDELEKLVVNAEAILQALKLPYRVINLCTADLGFGATKTYDLEVWLPSSGKYREISSCSNCVDFQARRADIRFKEAGKKGTQFVHTLNGSGLAVGRTMAAILENYQQPDGTIKVPEALQPYLGRDVL, from the coding sequence GTGCTGGATATTAAGCAAATACGGGAAAATCCCCAATTAATCCAAGAACGTTTGAACAGTCGTAGTGGTAAATACGACATCGAACCGATATTACAGTTAGACAAGCAACAACGGGAACTGGAGGGGACACGCAGTAAACTTCAAGCCCGCAGTAACGAAATTGGTAAGCTTGTGGGACAGAAGATTAAATCTGGTACTGATCCTCAATCTCCTGAAATTCAAGACCTGCGGGACGAAGGGAACTCTGTTAAAGCTCAATTAAGTGAACTGGAACCGCAAGAAAAAATCATCAAAGCAGAAATTGAGCAACTGCTGCTAGCACTCCCCAATTTGCCCAGTGAGTTCACGCCTTTTGGCACAAGTGAAGATGATAATCAAGAAGTGCGGCGCTGGGGTGATGAATATCTACCTGAAAACCCAAAGATTATTCCCCATTGGGAAATCGGCGAAAAAATGGGTATTCTCAACTTTGAGCGAGCTGTGAAAGTTGCCCAAAGTCGGTTTGTGACTCTCGTCGGTGCGGGTGCGGCTTTAGAAAGAGCATTAATTCAGTTTATGCTGAAGACGCAAACAGAAGCTGGCTATATAGAAGTTAGTCCGCCTTTGTTAGTGAATACTGATTCTTTAACCGGAACAGGTCAGTTACCGAAGTTTGCCGAAGAAAGTTTTAAATGTGCTGATGATGAATTGTGGTTGATACCCACAGCAGAAGTTCCCGTTACCAACCTTTACCGGGGAGAAATTTTAGCTGCGGAAGAATTACCAATTTATCACTGTGCTTATACTCCCTGTTTTCGTCGAGAAGCGGGAAGTTATGGGCGAGATATGCGGGGTTTAATCCGTCTGCATCAATTTAATAAAGTTGAGTTAGTAAAACTTGTTCATCCCAGTTCTTCTTTTGATGAATTAGAAAAATTGGTAGTAAACGCGGAAGCAATTTTACAAGCTTTAAAATTACCTTATCGAGTCATTAATTTATGTACTGCTGATTTAGGTTTTGGGGCAACGAAAACTTATGATTTAGAGGTGTGGTTGCCTTCTTCTGGGAAGTATCGAGAAATTTCCAGTTGTTCTAATTGTGTAGATTTCCAAGCAAGACGGGCTGATATTCGCTTTAAGGAAGCTGGTAAGAAGGGGACGCAGTTTGTCCATACTTTAAACGGTTCTGGTTTAGCTGTGGGTAGAACTATGGCAGCGATTTTGGAGAATTATCAGCAGCCTGATGGGACGATTAAAGTGCCGGAAGCGTTGCAACCTTATTTGGGTAGGGACGTTTTGTAA
- a CDS encoding cofactor assembly of complex C subunit B yields the protein MDTAIFPSTLLLTLLLSVGLFFFIRASTKDRITKAQLVSEQDEDALMPKVKEYFRSRSYQVAAIDREKNQVIFEGFVQPSLFLAVFLTLLAFGGMACLALVLSMLFPDFGTLFIGLVILSPLSGLFYWKKSGRFEKVSFQIESPNQGELSSASKITVIAHRDELMELQKALQLKSAD from the coding sequence ATGGATACTGCAATTTTCCCATCTACCTTGCTACTCACCTTGTTATTATCAGTTGGGCTGTTTTTCTTTATTCGAGCTTCCACCAAAGACCGCATAACAAAAGCACAACTGGTATCTGAACAAGATGAAGATGCTTTAATGCCGAAGGTTAAGGAGTATTTTCGCTCCCGTTCATACCAAGTAGCAGCAATAGACCGAGAAAAAAATCAAGTGATTTTTGAAGGCTTTGTGCAACCCAGCTTGTTTTTAGCTGTTTTTTTAACACTACTGGCATTTGGGGGTATGGCTTGTCTGGCGTTGGTTTTATCGATGCTTTTTCCTGACTTCGGTACTTTGTTTATCGGATTGGTAATACTGTCACCTTTGAGTGGTCTGTTTTATTGGAAAAAATCAGGAAGATTTGAGAAGGTATCTTTCCAGATAGAGTCACCAAACCAGGGGGAATTAAGCTCTGCAAGTAAAATTACTGTAATTGCCCATAGAGATGAACTCATGGAGTTACAAAAGGCTTTACAGTTGAAATCTGCTGATTGA
- a CDS encoding PadR family transcriptional regulator — protein MKLEDIYQFFENPPPTYLCQELAICYILYILLQGESYGTELIQRLETEYPIYRLSDTVLYSAIKFLEDERAINGYWKKLEGRGRPRRMYQVSPEWQERSQHLAHLWQDYTKGRIN, from the coding sequence ATGAAACTTGAGGATATATATCAATTCTTTGAGAATCCTCCGCCAACTTATCTCTGTCAGGAGCTAGCAATTTGTTACATTTTGTATATTTTATTACAAGGTGAATCCTACGGAACTGAGTTGATCCAGCGATTGGAAACTGAATACCCAATCTATCGGCTTTCTGATACCGTACTTTATAGTGCGATCAAATTTCTCGAAGACGAAAGGGCGATTAATGGGTATTGGAAGAAACTCGAAGGGCGAGGTCGCCCCCGGCGGATGTACCAAGTTTCTCCAGAATGGCAAGAACGATCACAACATTTGGCGCATCTTTGGCAAGATTACACAAAGGGGAGAATAAATTAA